The Electrophorus electricus isolate fEleEle1 chromosome 15, fEleEle1.pri, whole genome shotgun sequence genome segment ATAACTATGACAGCATACATCACAGCATCAATGCTTGAATTGGGAAATACAGTAAAGGTAAGTGCACCAACAGACCAGTGTAAGTTCCACATACATTTCCTATATTCATATGTAATAAAATTGCTTTGGGAAACAGAGCAAAATTATTCGTTAGGATGTATTAATATTTAGACAGTATATTCACTTAGAACATATTTCAATTAGAAAGTATATTCAATGTGATACTCTTTTGCTgctttgttgctgttttgttgtggCAGTTCTAGACCCTTTGAtcaggggtgtgggtggtggaggGGAATTGGGGCCCAGTTACTGTCTACCTCTATATCTTACTGTTACTATCAGTTAGTCTACCTTTCTACCTTACTGTTACTATCAGTTACTGTCTACCTCTATATCTTACTGTTACTATCAGTTACTGTCTACCTTTCTACCTTACTGTTACTATCAGTTACTGTCTACCTTTCTACCTTACTGTTACTATCAGTTACTGTCTACCTCTATATTGTACTGTTACTATCAGTTACTGTCTCCCTTTATACCATACTGTTCTCCAAACATTCTCCAAGTCAGCTTGCTCAATGCATTGTGGATAATAAAAGGTAAAAGTtattcaacattttattttttttatgccaTCTTACATGACTATTAGAATTATTGTATAACTAAATACTAGAACTAAAGTGGAATGCTTAGACAATCTAGGCAGAACATTTTACTCACCTTTATTTATTCTTCGCTTCtccctttatatatatatatatatatatatatatatatatatatatatatatatatatatatatatatatatataacacacacacacacacagttgggctcataagtttacataccctggcagAATAATGATACtacaacaacttttcttttattcatgtttagtggttgggtcaagccatttattatcaaacaattgtttttgcccttttaaaaatcataatgacaacagaaactgcccaaatgaccctgatcaaaCGTTTACATACCCTGGAAGTTTTGGCAtcataacatacacacaagttgACACACCCATTTTTAAATGGCTACTAAAGGTAACCATCCTCACCTGTGATATGTCTGCTTgtcaatcagtgtgtgtgtataaagagtcaGTAAGTTACTGGGCTCCTGACAGACCCCTGCACGAGACATGGGGAAAGCAAACGAATTATCAAAGGATCTGTGGGAGAAGATGGTTGAACTTTATAAAACCggaaaagaatataaaaaaatatccaaGGAATTGAGTGCCAATCAGCAGTGTTCAAACTCTAATTGAGAAGTGGAAAATGAGGGATTCTGTTGAAACCAAGTCAAAGTCAGATGGACCAACAAAACCTTCACCTACAACTGCCAGGAAAATTGTTCaggatgcaaagaaaaacccacaaataacGTCAGCTGACATACAGGActctggacaaaaaaaaaaaaagtggtgtggCTGTTTTAGGATCTACAATAAGGAGGCACTTGAAGATGGGCTACATGGTCGAGTCGCCAGAAGAAAGCCCTTACTACAccaatgccacaaagcagcctACATACAATATGCCAAACAGCATAGGGACAAGCCTCAGCTTTTTGGCCTCAATTATAAACGCTACATTTGGAGAGGCGTCAACAAGGCCTATGATGAAAAATACACCATCCCTACACGGAGGTGGATCGCTGATGTTTTGGGGATGTGTGAgctacacaggcacagggaacTTAGTTAAAATTGATGGCAGGATGAATGCAGCATTTTGAGAGAATACTGGAGGAAAATACTGAAGTTGTTACTGaagtattatcattattattattttctgaaaaatattttaaaaaatcacacattctgccagggtatgtaaacGTAtgagcacaagtgtgtgtgtgtgtgtgtgtgtgtgtgtgtgtgtgtgtgtataatatatataaatgctttCTGATTTATGAAAGCAGCTCAGTACATCACCTCACAAGGTCTGAGTAATTTACTGTTTTGTCATTGTTGTACAGAACTACAGTTATCTACACACATGGGTCAAATCACAATATCATTTGTAAATGGTCAGTGAGAATTCCCCAGGTTGGCAgattatttttcattacataAATTGCCTTCTGATTTgatttctgaatgaatgtaGCTTATGAGAAAACACTGTATTTTTCTACACCCTAATTAACATTTTGGGTGGCACAGTAGTGTAGTGGCACTGCTGTCTCACAGTCTTGGGGTCCTGGGTTTGATTCCtggcctgtctgtgtgggttcCCTCCCATGCTCCAAAGATGTGTGTTAGTTTTATTGGCGACTCTAAATTGGCCTggagtgagtgactgtgtgcatgCTCTGTGATGGATTTGTGCTCTGTCTAGGGTTGGTTCCCACCATGTGCTCCTGGAATAGACTCTATGACCCTGAATTGGTTTAGAAGATGAAATAATAATTGGTAGTTTGGTTGCAGGATCCTGCAGTGAGTGGAGGGTTGAGATGCTTAAAGTCCACTATTGGTAACCTGACAAACACCTACACAACCGCCCTGTTGGCTTACGCTTTCAGTCTGGCTGGAGAGAATGACACACGAAATCAGCTGCTAAAAGAGCTGGAGAGTGTTTCCATTTCAGGAGGTATGTAATGAATTATGGATGTCTCTCCAGAGTCAGTTATTCATTTGATCAGAGGTTCTCAACCAATTAACTGAATTATTTATGCATCTACATATTTTTAAGTGAACTATAGTTAAATATGTAGTTATTTCTACAAATGGACGATGTAGCTGAGGCTCAGTTTAATCTCTATTTATACTCTATACAAATTCTATTTTACCAAACATTTTATGCTTATGTATCATTAAACATTCTGGTTAATGAAGACCAAGGTGTATTCAACATTGGGGGGAAAAAGTGTTGAGAGAATTCTTTGCGTGGGCTCCCTTTTAGATTTGCCAAGATGATCCTAAGAAAGCTAAATGTAAACTTAAACTTTACAATCAATGTACTTATCACAGTTCAATATCCAGTCTTAAATACAGGGTtggttatttattgtttgttgaaTCCTTTATCAGGGCATGCCTAGAGTCATTAGAATAATTTGTCAAAATTACagcataaaatatttcatttgatttttggctatatttttatttgttgggTTAtggttttccttttccttttctaaTTTCCTTGTCTAAGCAAGCTTATTTGTGCACTTTTAATTACAGATGGTCGCCTTCATTGGTCTCAGTCAGCATCAGGTGATTCGGACTCCTTAGCAGTGGAGATCAGCTCCTACGTGCTGCTCGCTGTTCTCACTACAGATCAGCTCTCTACTGCTGACTTGGGCTACGCTAACAGGATCGTCAGCTGGCTGGTGAGACAGCAGAATCCCTATGGAGGCTTTTCGTCCACCCAGGTATAAAGTACAGCTTTCCTTCTAACTCTTTATGCATTTACTGGGTCTGAATACACAGAGCACAAATCAACACTGTgttgaaaatgtataaatggttgtttttgtgtttggatCAGGACACAGTGGTAGCCCTCCAGGCTCTGGCTCTGTACTCCACCAAAGTGTTCAGCTCAGATGGCTCCAGCACAGTAACTGTGCAGTCAGCAGGTGGAGACAGTCACCAGTTTGATGTCcaccaaaacaacaaattacTGTACCAGGAGAAACCTCTGCAGGATGTTTCTGGCAAATACAGCATTGAAGTAAAAGGATCCacctgtgtgtcagtgcaggtcagtgtgtctgtatgtcctgGTCCTACATtggggatttttaaaaaatctagcATTTACTAAGATTTCAGTGTCTGTTTTCAGAGGAAATAGCTTTTTCTGGATCTTATTgcaatttattaataaataaattgagaTTTGTGCTGTGCATCAAATACTGTTTACCTATAGTGGTTGATAGACTTGAAACATCACAGCAATTCTGAAGCAAACAAAAGATGACAACCTCGCAACATTATGCCACAACACAATTGCATTTTGTGAATATTAAACCATTCCAgggaagacaaaaacaaaggcaTCAGTTTAAAACCTAAAACTCAAACTGCTTCACAGTTGTGAATATGTGGGTATCTGTACCTGATATCTCTTACCTTATTTTTCAGATGGCCCTTTTCTACAACATCCCCACACCTGCTGAAACCAGCACACTTGGCGTCAAGGCTAAGACTGAGGGAAATTGCACAAAATCATTTGGACGCATGCTCTCTGTTAACTTTACTGTCACGTGAGAATGGATTTGTAATAAAAGTAATCTAATAAGGAAATTGTGCAACAATAACATTGATAGTTTTACATGTGGTTGGTGGGTAACAGATTCTATggtaaatgtaaagtaaatgaatatgtatggttaataaatatatttattactttttagtTTAGTAAGTTaatctggataagagcatctgctaaatgctctAAAATTATATATTCAATCACCTCTTTATTTATTGCAGTTTAAATGCAACATAACTGCAAAGATTGTGAATTATGTGTCTAATGTTGAACTGCCTATAATCTGGGATGGGTGCAAAAACAATTCATTTTTTGTCATCTGAATAAATCTGATTATCCTTTTATGATACCATCCCTGTACTGACACTGataattgtttaatattttttgccaCAAATGAAGTTAGTGACTAGCTTTGTTCCCTCCAGATACAATGGGGCGTTGTCAAGCACCAACATGGTCATAGTAGATATAAAGCTCTTATCTGGGTTCACAGCAGCTCCTGGTGAAGTAAGTATCAGTGgtgttaacatttatttttatacttgtTCAGTTCCTTTATGTTCATCCATTAGAAGGAAGTAATTATATTCTTCTCTTAGCTAAAATATAGACCACTTGTGGAACGGGTTGATGCCAAAGATGACCATGTTATCATGTATATAAAGGAGGTGAGAGAAAATCAGAATACAATAATCATTAACTGAgccatatatataattttatacatataattttatatatgtgtgtgtcgtATAAAGATATGAAGATTCCATTGTATTGTGattaaagatgtagaggtagagATAAAGTTTCTGAACACTCAATTcactgtgtggtgtttgtaaCAGGTTCCAAGAAATGTTTCTATGAATTATGAACTACATATAGAACAAGTGCTTCAAGTTAAAAATCTCAAGCCAGCTGTGATCAAAGTTTATGATTACTACCAAACAAGTAAGATTTTGTTGATGTGATCAAAATATGTTGTATTTCTGTGACCTGTATTACTGATTTGAAACAATTCTTTCCTCCAGGTGACCAGTCTGAGACGGAGTATTCCTACCCGTGTGCATGAGCTCTCAGATCTACAGCCTCATAGTGTCAGGCTTAAGACCCACGAATCTTTGACTCATGGATCTTTTGATAAAtgctgattttattttctttaatcagGAACAACCAAATAAgatcatattaaaataaatatgaactcAAATCAGTTTTTCAAATCAGCTCTTGTTTTCTAATCAGATGTAAATTGACTTTTCTGATAAAATACGTTGTTTCTTATCCTCTTCTCAAGTTTTGGCATCAAGTTTGATATGAGGACAGGACCACTTTACAAATGATTAACCATGATGAATGAATATAAGAATTCAACCAAATGAGGCAACCAATTTTAGTGAGCAGAGCTGAAGCCAATTATCACTTCCTAATCAGCGTCTCAGTTAATGGACACTGGAAATGTACAAGACTCGTGAAAGCACGTGGATTGTGCAGATATCTGGTGTGCCTGCACAATACTGTTCTGTTTGCAGTAGCTACCTTGCAAAATGTAATCAATGCCTGTAAGTGGTCAATGTACTTTGATTCCACATAGCAAACCAAACTGGCACTTTAGACTATTGGAGAACTTCTAAATGTCTCTTTTAAATGACAGCTTTATGGAAACATTATTTgtattgctgttgttttgaaGCTATGAAGTGATTGTGAAGATTGTTAATCAAGTGATAGAATGTCCAGTCTACAGAGGAGGACAGGGGCCACAACACAATTCTCTTCTGATCCTCCCATGACTAAAAGATCACATCTGGGGCCCTGACAACATTCACAAGTTCATATTCCTGCCCAGGACTGGGCTCATCTGTCTATCCCACCAATCCAACATAGGAAAGAATCAACAGCCAGCAGTTCCCATCTAATGATGAAACAActgacatttttcatgtttgcaCAAATATGCCATTTTTAACAAAGGATATCTGGTTTATGCCGCcattaacaaacacaaagcctgTAATCATGTGCAGATTCTTCAACCTTTGCACAAGAATTTGGCTgtcaatgaaagaaaagaaaatctgaaaagcCCAAATTCTCTGGTCTACTTCGAAATACCCAACTTGGTTATGAAGATCCAATGACAACAGTCCTTGGTTTAATGCATGAAACTAGTATCttgtaattataaatgttttagtcTAATTAGTAATTACGTTTACACTGGCGTTGCACTCTGTTGTATAGTCAAGTATAAATTATGGATTTGCACAACAAACTTTATAAGTTTGTATTGCTAATACAGTCTTGAGCGTTCTCTGCTTGGTAAGGTAGGCTCTGGGTTTTTACATTACTATTTGTTTGGCTTAGTCAGTTTCAGTCTTGTCTTTGTGATAATTACTATTTGATCATTACAGCTGTGATTTCAGGAGACTTAGGGCCTGATAACACCTCCCTCTGTAACTGGATCCTGAACCACAGTCAGTCCAGATCAGGAGCACCATCTCCAGAACCATCTTACTGAGCACTGGGGTCCCCAGTTCACTTTTTCCACTGTAAAGAGAGCTCAGTTGAGAACAACAGCAGGAATCTGGGGATTCTGCTAGCCTTCTCAACATTCCTGTTTGGTAATGCTCTACAATACTTTATACTGTTTCCTATATGTATAAATGGAATGATGGTAGCCATGTGACCTGTCATGGTATGGTCCAGGGGAGAgaataaacacaatatacacaatAAATCCAAATATAAAACTATCTCTAAAAGGCACAGCAAAACTGTGTCTTTTTCATTTCCCCTGGGGTTAGACAAAGTAAGGACAGTAAGGAACACACCCAAACTTATCACGACTGCCATACATGAGCAAATTGAAAAGCTGTCAGAACCACATAAGGTATgcatacacaaaatacacagcATAATGCTGGTAGCTGGTATATATATCAATACAGTGCCCATAGGACATaggacaaataaaacaaattatgcaGCTTCACTTGtgagccaaaaaaaaataaataaatacaatttgcaaacaaacatttagaacagacatttttttgtttgtttttaggtaCACGGCAGTATTATGCCATCACCTTCCAATGTTCTGAACTTTAAGACTTCCAGCACACAATAGTAaatattaaatcaaatcaaataaatcaaaggctatctttttttttttggtctttaataatgtgtatagtCCCAAATAAGTGAAGTATTTGCACAACATGGTGTCCCCAAGCTGAGCATAACCTTGGATAAATCAACGGTAATAACTCGTCGAGCCCAAGAACTGTCTAAACTCTTTCATATTCTTTGGGGTTCTGAATTCCATTACAACACTCACCTTGGACGGGTCTGACAGAATACCCTCAGGTTTGACAAGGTAGCCTAGAAAGAGGAGCTCACTGAGGCAAAACTGACAGTTTGAGAGACAAGCCAGCAGACTGGAGCCGGGTAAGGATTTCGCTGAGGTTTCTCAAATGCTGCTTGAACGTTGGTGAAGTAACAACAATAATGTTAAGATAAACTGCATTAATTTTGGAAGAGAGGCCAGTGAGGACTGTATTCATGAGCCTCTGAAAAGTTGCTGGGCCATTGCTTAAACTACTTTGAACTTGTATAGCCCACAGTTTTGGTCCTTGAATTTTCTTCTACTGCCACCTGCCAGTAGCTGTGTGCTAGGTCAATAGTAGAGATAAATTATCTCTGAGCTAGGAAGTCTAGCAATTCATCAATCCATAATTGGCCTTGCTCATCACATTGGTCTGGCTTTCTGACTCTTCCCCCTGTTCTTAGATGTCATAAAACCTAAAGATTGGAATGCAGGaagctcttaccagcctggttatacttcaaggaactgtgaccataaattccatcagactcaaaccCTTACCAGAACAACcaacttttctcatcccacagagatatgttcacaaatatatatttttcttttcgaAACAGATTCACAAAATAGCAACTTGCCATctaacctactatgatgtcaaatggtaaTCAGCCAGTAATCTATGgctattttaataaaattttcAAACTGTAATGTTTGCTGATATTTGGTGTCTattgtttgattattttgttCATTACCTTATTCTTAATGCAAACAAGTTGTTAACCGCTCCTGATTGTGTTTACTAGACATATTATGCGAACCAagtagacaaaatatattagtCAGTAGTTTGTATCTTCtagaaaatagaaaaggaaTTAAGGTGATTATCCAATTGTTCCACCCATCCTAGGGTGCGCTGTTGAGCCAGCAACACTGCGGAAAATGGACACTCTCTCTTAAAGTTATCCAGGCGGTTTGATGGAAGAAGGacattctctctcagtgccaccCAGGCGGTTCGAGTCATAAGAACAGGCATTTCCCTTTTTCCGTTACTATATAAACACGACTGTTTATATATCAAAATTAGCTCAGTAACTCTTTCCTCCCCTCTGCGATGCAGCCACATCAATCCTATAATTAGTTCTCTTTTCGACAGTTTCCCCTTGTCATGGTACAGcctcctcctcccagacgtctccctgtgtgtgtctgtgtgtgtgtgtgtgtgtgtgtgtgtgtgtgtgtgtgtgtgtgtgtgtgtgtggccacgctCTCCCCGTGTATTACACCTTTGTGTACTACACAGCTTTGTGTTCCATATAGGTTTGCATATGGCACATTGTAATACATTGAATACAGCATCATGTTCATGATTTTCTTTTCCAACAGGGACTCTGGATCAGCACAGGTTCCGGTCACTGTCCCTGACACCATCACCACATGGGAGACGGAGGCTTTCTGCCTGTCCCCCCAAGGTCTGGGACTTGCTCCTCCTGCTGAGCTCACTGTCTTCCAGCCCTTCTTCCTGGAGCTCTCACTGCCCTACTCCATCATCAGGGGAGAGATCTTTGAGCTCAAGGCCACTGTGTTCAACTACCTCCCCAAATGCATTATGGTACTGAATGGTCAAGAATTTTATCTTTCCCATTTTATCTTGCATTAAATATGCACAGTAAACCAATCCCCTGTGCTCCTCATACAGGTTAAAGTGACTCCAGCCCcctccacacactacactctgaAAGCCTCCTCTGATGGCCAGTATTCatcctgtttgtgtgcaagtgGTAGGAAGACCTTCAAGTGGACTCTGACTCCATCTGTGCTTGGTGAATTTAATTCTTCTCAAGTTTGCATGATATCATCTTTTATTATATAACACAGCAATACATTTCTTCCACATTTTTTGTGTTACAGGAGTCATGAATGTGACAATCAGTCCAGAGGCTAAACAGTCCCAGACTGTGTGTGACAATGAGATTGTGAGCGTGCCAGAGAGAGGCCGTATTGATACAGTTACACGAAGCCTGATTGTACAGGTAAAGATCACATCTGTTTGCTCACATTGAGATGTAAATCCTGGAGGCCTGACAACATTCACAAGTTCATATTTCTGCCCAGGCCTGTCCTCATCTGTCTATCCCAACAATCCAGCATAGGAAATAATCAACAGCCAGCAGTTCACGTCTAATGATCTAATGACTGACATTTTTCATGTCTGCACAAATATGCCATTTTCAACAAAGGATATCTCTTCTATTAAAATCATTACAAGCACCAAGTTCTTTGGTGATAATCTAGCACAAACTCCTCTCTCCTACCATCTGGGAAAAGGTGCCGAAGCATTCACGCCCTTACAGCCTGCCTTTGTGCCACGCTGCTGCCCAAAGCTAACAATGCGAACTCCACTACCCAGGATACCTAAGGCAGTCATGTGGCGAGCCAGCCACCAACCTCCACCAATCCCCAGTTACACAGACGACCCTCATCTCtggattattaaatatttatacctTGTTTCTCATTATTTTCCTCTATATATATTCCTGTGCTTCCTCTTTGTGAGGGATTGCTGATATGCATGTTACTACTGAGAGTTTATTTTGTTCTAATAGTTCTCTGGTTCTGACATTGCTTGTTTTGTGAATTATGTCTGTTAGGATTTGACCCTCTGTTTTGTCTGTGGACAGAAGCCAACTCATAACCGAACTCTGCCTGCTCTGGTTTAAGTTGAAAAAACTCCCTGTAGgaattgtgtgctttattaTGGTAATGATCCTGGAATGTTTAACAGTTACATCTCTGGATTATTCTCTTGTTAGTAATGTTATTTACCCTGACTCTACCCACTAGTGTCACGGAACGTTCCttcccccacgagtcacgtggtatggtcCACCGCGTGCAGGggattaatgttaaatgttagtctGTCTACATAAACCTCAGCCCGGGTTTGCTccccgttggtcattgtcgccCTGTAATGTTCAAACGTCTGTATTGCTGTCATACCCGTTTGTATCGTCTTTCGTTGCGTGTGTTATTCgtaaatgttatatgtgagtgccactgttaaTGTCTACGTTGTATGTTAAAAAACGTCACTGTCACCGTCGAGGCAGCCTGCGCGTTCTGTTCCACGCCCCGCGGCACTCAGTGTTGCAGTGAGCAACTGCGTGTTTCTGTTTCATTACACTGTGCAACGGTTTCTTCCCCCATTGCCATCAAACTCCTCAACTCGCAGTGACTGACAACAAATATGATCAAATACTGTTTTCCATTTAACAATACTCTGTTCTTAAATTAATGTACTGGCTGTCACCTCAGTGACTTCTGTATGTTATATCACAATATGGAACATCCTTAGCACACATAATTCTCACATGATCAAAAGTAACACTAACATAGACTCTGGTGAAGAGTTCAATACAAGAAaaatacactatatacattGCCCAGCTAGAaggtgcaaaaaataaaataaaataaaataaaatagatgcAAGGTTAAATTCAACATTCATCCCTGCGGATGTCAAGGTATCTAAATTATAAATACaaatcttattttttaaatttatttatttttttgtattagaTAATTAGGAATTggcttctttcttcttttaaagcttttatCTGTACAATGTGGAAATATATGTGAAAGTTCCTCATTACTCTTTGTCAACTCATACATTATGAATGAATAGATATTACAATGAGGCTATACTAATGATAAATAACAGAATTatagcagagagagaatgagagtgagggagaacaAAACCAAGAGTGATCTCCAAACCTCCAACTCCTCAGTCCAACAGCTTTGGCCCAGCTCCACTTAGCTCATTCAAACTCCACCTAGCTCAGAATTTCTTCAGTCTTATCTTGACCAAGAATAGGGTTTGCACATCATTGACTAAAGATAACGACATACCAGTAACAGCCCTCACTATAAAACATTAGGTATCACAGCTATACGAGCTCCCTCCTGGTAGAACACTGAAATACAGTCCTGAATAACAACTGACCCTTTGTGGTGGTGCAGGGCCAAAGTGACCACTGTGAGCAAATGTGGGGGTGAATGAGAATAGGACTTCATATACCAGTTTGCCCTAACACCTTAGTGGATGCTGAACTTCGGGATGTGCAGGATGTGATGTCATGCAGTTCTGATCTTGTTGGTAAAAGCAGTCAAGGGATTTCCTGTGGGCACTTGTCATTTTAAGGTACCAAATGAGACAATAATTCTGTTATAGTGCAAAGCTGAAGGTAATTCTTGGTGTGCAATTGAATACTTCAAGAATTGCTACTTCCTTTTATTTCTGAGTATAACCCTCAATGGTATGTCTCATCTTCTCTTATTTCAAATAGTAGAGAACATCTTGCACCAGTGAAAATATTCTGGCAGTCTGTCCATagcaataaaaaatacacacctTACCAAATGAGTTTCAAAGGACAAAGAGGGCAATAGCACTTTTGTTAAATTTAAGGTATTGGAGTATAAGGTGAAGATACAAGTGTTAATAACAGTCATTGTTATTTGGGACAGAACATGACTCAGTCGTAGAATATAGTCATAgtagacaaaaagacaaaaattacCAAGGctcatatttttacatttgtgtttagcAAGGAGGCATAGTAGCATGGACTGATCGAAGTCAAACCCTTTCAATGACTTGCCAATTCATACAATTATGTATATTGTAACACTTCTTACCCGGACCGACTAATTTACTAAGCTTGGTGGCTCAAGCCACACTCCGCTAAAACTAGTACACGTACGTTAGTTACATTATGGAGTTTACCTTATGAATGCGAGTTCGACGTAGATCGATTATACGACAGTGATGATAAATGAGCATTTGCGTTTAGCTAACTAGCGATTCTCATTAATGGCTCAGTTTGAAATTTCTAATGTTCGTTATTTAGCCTTAGCCTAAACTTAGGTTTCCCATTATGATGCAGCATCTTTCCAAACACGATTAACACTCAGTgtattgaattttttttcagtgtatgaTTTAGCACTAGAAATTCACACAAGTCACCCACGCAGAAGAGAAGATAATGCATACAAGGCTAGAAACATGACCTGCCAAAAAACATTAGACCACTAAAGTAAATGcattagctatcttagctaagaCATTGGTTATTAGCAAAAGGGAGCACTGCTAATCAGGTCTCCTCATATTGATGCATAAagagatatttaaaaatatctcaACACATTCTTGGTAGTCATGCAAGCTACTACAAGTTCTCGTTGCTGAATTATTTGTGAGTCAAAGAAGGTTTTGGCCTTTTGTTTTGCCTTCATTAAATGCCACTCCTATGATTAAAAGTACAATATATATCAGTCCTTTTGCATGTGAGCAGGGGATATATCAGTCCTCTATCAGTCCTCCTGGGAAAGAGCATGGAATGAATCCCTTCTCATTCCAAATTCATGAGTGGGAGGTTTGAAGTTTGTACAGGTCAAACATGTCACTGACCGTGCGTTATTTTATAAGTAAACAGT includes the following:
- the LOC118242503 gene encoding pregnancy zone protein-like, which encodes MFMIFFSNRDSGSAQVPVTVPDTITTWETEAFCLSPQGLGLAPPAELTVFQPFFLELSLPYSIIRGEIFELKATVFNYLPKCIMVKVTPAPSTHYTLKASSDGQYSSCLCASGRKTFKWTLTPSVLGVMNVTISPEAKQSQTVCDNEIVSVPERGRIDTVTRSLIVQVKITSVCSH